ATCTGGCAGGGTGGTGGCGGCTACGGCGACCCGATCGAGCGCGAGCCCGAGCGAGTGGCGGCAGACGTCCGCCAAGAGTACGTCTCCCGCGAGGAAGCCCGGCGCACGTACGGCGTCGTCGTCGACGACGACGGCACCGTCGACGAGGCTGCCACGGACGAGCGCCGCGAGGATATACGGAACGAGCGACTGACCGCGGAGAAGTGGGGTGAGGGCGAATGAGGCAGATGGACCTCCACCTGGCAGTCGACGACGGCCGCGTCGTCTGCCGCTCGTGCGGCGAAGACGTCTGTGCAGCGGACGAGAACTACAAGCTGCACGCGCTCTGCGACCGGAAGCCGCTCACGGAAGCCGGCCCCCTCATCAACGACCCGTCTGAGTACGTCGACGACGAGATGGAGTTCCGCCAGTTCTACTGCCCCGGCTGCGGGACCTTGCTGGAGAACGAAGTGATCGAGGCCGACCACGAACCCGTCCACGACAAACAGCTCTACGAGAGCTGAGCGCCCTGGAACGCTTCCTCCTTCGTCTCGGACGCGACCGTCGGGGACCGTCACTCGAAAAACACGTAACTCGGTGAACGTCACTCGGGGAACACGTCACGCACGCCGGCGACGCACCGCTCGAGCAACTCCGGGTACTCGTCGGGCTCGTACTGCTCGGTGAACAGTTCGACCTCGTACCACCCGTCGTAGCCAGCGGCCTCGACGGCGGCCAGGAGGTCGGTCAACGGCGCCTCGCCCTCGCCCGGAACGGCCCGGTCGCGAGGCTGGTCGCTCGGATGCCGCCAGTCGGCGACGTGAACCGCGGCGATGTCGTCGCCAGCGCGCTCGATGCCGTCGAACACCTCGGGGTCCCACCACGTGTTCCACGTGTCGTACATGACGCCGGCGCCGTCGACGCCGTCGACGAGCGAGAGCGCCTGGGAGAGCGTCACGACCGACGAGAACCGCGTCGCGTCGACCGGGTGGAGCGGCTCGAGTGCCAGTTCCACGCCCGCCTCCCGAGCTATAGGTGCGAGACGCTCGAGCGCCTCGCGGACGAGTTCGTCGCCCGCCGCCGCGCTGACCCCGAGTCGGGGGCCCGCGAGCACCATCAGGACGGGTGCGCCGAGCGTCGCGGCGTCCTCGATCGCCGCCTCGGCGTCGGCCACGGCCTCGTCGAACTCGTCGGCGTCCGTGAACCCACCGGCGAAGACGAGCGAACAGACGTCGAGGCCCGCGTCGTCGATCAGCGAGGCCGCCTCGGTCGGGTCGCCGTCGTACGCGGCCAGCTTGTCGCGCCAGACGCCGATCCCCTCCACGCCGTCGGTCTCGCCGTACGCTTCGACGTCCGCCTCGAACCCCCACTCCGCGGTCGTGATCTCGCTGATTGCGATCCGCCGGTCGGTCATCGTCGATCCCCGAACTGCGAGCTCGCGAGTGACGCCACCCGGTCTTTGACCTGGTCGACCCGCGTCTCCTCGGTAGTGAGCGACTGCGCGGCGTGATATCCCGAGATCGCGTTGACGCCCGCGCCCGGCCAGGTCGCCGCGCCGACCATGTAGAGGTCCTCGATCGGCGTCTCGTAGTTCCCCCAGTCGGCGAAGGGCCGCCACAGGAAGTTCTGTCGGACGTGGTGGCTCCCGGCGACGCTGTCGCCACCGACGAGGTTCGGGTTCGACGCTTCCAGGTCCGCTGGCGTGAACACGGTTCGGTCGAGGATCGCGTCCTCGATGCCGGGTGCGTACTCCGCGAGCTTCGCTATCACGCGGTCCGCGTACGGCTCGCTCGCGGCTTCCCAGGACGTCGCGTCGATCTCGCCCGCCGCGTCGCCCTCGATCTCGCTCGGGAGCGCTCGCACCTGCACCCAGAGGACGTGTTCGTCGTTCGGGGTCCGCGACGGGTCGACCGCGGTCGTCTGTCCGACGACGAGCAGCGGGGACTCGGGGAGCTGGCCGTTGACCGCGTCGGTGTACGTCTCCGCCATGTCCTCGACGTACGGGCCGACGTGGACGTACGCGAACTCCTCGACGCCGTCGGCGTCCCAGTCCGGACGCTCGGAGAGCGCGAGGTGGACCATCATCGTCCCCGGGCCGTAGCTGTACTCCTCGATCTGGTCGGCGACGGCGGGCGGGACGTCGCGGTCGGGGACGAGGTCCTCGAACAGCACCGTCGGCGTGAGGTTCG
This genomic window from Halorubellus sp. JP-L1 contains:
- a CDS encoding acetone carboxylase subunit gamma; this encodes MRQMDLHLAVDDGRVVCRSCGEDVCAADENYKLHALCDRKPLTEAGPLINDPSEYVDDEMEFRQFYCPGCGTLLENEVIEADHEPVHDKQLYES
- a CDS encoding sugar phosphate isomerase/epimerase, which encodes MTDRRIAISEITTAEWGFEADVEAYGETDGVEGIGVWRDKLAAYDGDPTEAASLIDDAGLDVCSLVFAGGFTDADEFDEAVADAEAAIEDAATLGAPVLMVLAGPRLGVSAAAGDELVREALERLAPIAREAGVELALEPLHPVDATRFSSVVTLSQALSLVDGVDGAGVMYDTWNTWWDPEVFDGIERAGDDIAAVHVADWRHPSDQPRDRAVPGEGEAPLTDLLAAVEAAGYDGWYEVELFTEQYEPDEYPELLERCVAGVRDVFPE